DNA sequence from the Antedon mediterranea chromosome 7, ecAntMedi1.1, whole genome shotgun sequence genome:
tgatacccacagcattgtcattttttcagttatttgcctttggatttatatatatcattttatatatttattttataataataataataataatcttctGCCACTATCATCAAAGTGTATTGTGACCAATAGTGGATCCAGTGTTTGAAGGGAGTGAGTGGTGAGTGGGGAGGGGCCTGCTTCGCACTCTACGTCTTACACCACTACATACCATTATCATCCAGTTGTACCATTTAGGCTCCTCCAGTTTATACACGTTATTAGTAAAGTGAAATGAAATGATAGATGTTCATAACTGTATAATTTGCGCATTATAATTGTCCTTTGTATAATGAATGTAGATCTAATATATTTACCTTAATGATGTATAGATAATGTTGGCATCATAGAAGTTAGGATGAGTGTCTTTGTATTCTTGAATGACGTCTTGAAACATTTTCATTGTATCCATCGGATTACCTTTACTCTCATCCTCAAATTGAATCTGAAACATTTAAAGAATATTAATCAATGGTAGGAGTAGAGTTCTGATAACAAAATTAAGCATATGCTTATTTACCGGTAGATAGGAGTAGAGTTCTGATAACAAAATTAAGCATAATGTTTATTTACTGGTAGGAGTAGTGTTCTGATCTCCATGTACTGAACATTGTCCTCTTCAAATTCACTCATAGCCTGATCAAAGTAACTCTTAAAACCTGCAGAGGAGAATACCAGATCTCCAACAGGTTCCAAGGAAGGACCAAACTTAGCCCAAGAGGCATTACCATTGGGGTACGCTGTATGTGGATCGTCTACTACCATTGAAAAACTCTGCATTAGCCTGTTAAGATAACAGAGaataattaagaaaataattatagttTGTTTATTTGATACCATTATTCTTTTGTTCTTGAGACTTAATAGGGTCCATGATAAGAATGTTGcatcttttttctttaattgcatttgtatattttgttatgtcatcattatctattataaatgttaatgttgttgATAAATGAGTATACACTGTAAAAAGACATCTTTGGTAATAAAAGTACATATTGTATGGTTATAATAGGGAACTTATTTATACATGATAGTGTATTGACAGTCCTAATTACACACGTCAACaaccaataaaataaattttcaatttataatataaatcaaaatCTTACATTTCATCAAATACTCTTACATTTCTCTTGCGAGTTTCTGAAACAAGTTTCCAGTTGTCTTGACAAAGTAGGTGCGGTGATGGAATATTTTTGGAGaatttgaaatgtaaaatatcAGGGCCATCTGACTTTGAGTCTTTACAAAAATACAGATTTGGAAGGTATGTCAGATTTTTTATGACCCAAGTGACATTTGATAATGACATCTCATGAATATGCAAAGCagatcctgaaaaaaaaaaaaattaaactatatttacacattttatctatctactaaaatatttttaaaagttaataattaataaatgtaaattgtttttaccTAATAGCTATTTTTCACATGACTTATATTATCAATACATTTCATTTAGTATTGTAAATTTCTTTCATATCACTTTATTATTTGTTGTACCAATTAATCCTCCTGAGTGGGATTCACTGATTTTGCTGactaataacaaaataataagtaaaatgATCTAAGTACCTTTTGGCATTTTCTGAATAACTTGAAACACTTTACTTGCTTCAATGTCCTCTTTTGCAATCAAAAAATTTCTTGACGgtggaaaattatttaatttttctgcAGAATCAAACTCCATTTTCTTGAAATGCATAAGAGTCGCGTTGACAGCTTTTTCCTTTTCGTTCAGAGTAACATCCCAACCTAACATTTTGTCTGATTCCGTCTTCAGATACTGCGATCTCATTGCCTCGTACTGCCTCACATTCATTGCAAATGATAAAGTATTGGTAGAAAATTGTAAAACGACCAAGAAGAATGCAGCATTAACAATGGACAACATTATGCAATAAGTTTGTGCTTAAAACCTATAAAGAGTCCCAGAAGCCAAAGAGCAGTGTCTATACTTGTTTGTATTGTAGGCTGAGCTCAAAACAGTCAGTGGTTTTGTTTCTTGCTTACTGTACCTTGCACAAGAATACTAATTGCAAAACTGCACTACGTAATACCTTTTTCGTTTATGAAATAGCCGTGAACCTTGCGCCTTCCTTATCATACCAGCAGTTGTTTTAGTCAGAAATTCCCGAAatcattgtttataataattgttgagTGTGAAATTTTATTTAGTGATTTCCCTGGTATTATATTTTTACCGATTGGTGGCGCTATTCAGATTTTGCAGTTCGTGTCATGCGCGTGTGTGAAATAACCGGTGGCGGCGACGACGCGAGAGAAAGAGGAACGAGGAAAATGGATGTTTAGATAATTTTGCCAAGAAACACTTAATTTTGATCCATGATTTTTTTTGATCAGC
Encoded proteins:
- the LOC140055345 gene encoding adenosine deaminase 2-like isoform X2, with protein sequence MRSQYLKTESDKMLGWDVTLNEKEKAVNATLMHFKKMEFDSAEKLNNFPPSRNFLIAKEDIEASKVFQVIQKMPKGSALHIHEMSLSNVTWVIKNLTYLPNLYFCKDSKSDGPDILHFKFSKNIPSPHLLCQDNWKLVSETRKRNVRVFDEMLMQSFSMVVDDPHTAYPNGNASWAKFGPSLEPVGDLVFSSAGFKSYFDQAMSEFEEDNVQYMEIRTLLLPIQFEDESKGNPMDTMKMFQDVIQEYKDTHPNFYDANIIYTSLRFVSEQAVQDAVTLAIDLIKKFPDTMIGFDLVGEEDVGYSLNHFINQLLEPANQNVKLPFFFHAGETDWQGRSIDENLIDALLLNSSRIGHAYAILKHPKVLEEVKKRGIALELNPISNQVLKLVDDLRNHPGTYLLANDYPVVISSDDPVVWGAKGLSYDFYEAFMAFGGEKADLRTLKKLALNSIKYSALSDTKKLELKELWQKKWDVFLDEFLEIYKHSCHGDNDTVSQDNMDGLFCSKQDKP
- the LOC140055345 gene encoding adenosine deaminase 2-like isoform X1, whose amino-acid sequence is MLSIVNAAFFLVVLQFSTNTLSFAMNVRQYEAMRSQYLKTESDKMLGWDVTLNEKEKAVNATLMHFKKMEFDSAEKLNNFPPSRNFLIAKEDIEASKVFQVIQKMPKGSALHIHEMSLSNVTWVIKNLTYLPNLYFCKDSKSDGPDILHFKFSKNIPSPHLLCQDNWKLVSETRKRNVRVFDEMLMQSFSMVVDDPHTAYPNGNASWAKFGPSLEPVGDLVFSSAGFKSYFDQAMSEFEEDNVQYMEIRTLLLPIQFEDESKGNPMDTMKMFQDVIQEYKDTHPNFYDANIIYTSLRFVSEQAVQDAVTLAIDLIKKFPDTMIGFDLVGEEDVGYSLNHFINQLLEPANQNVKLPFFFHAGETDWQGRSIDENLIDALLLNSSRIGHAYAILKHPKVLEEVKKRGIALELNPISNQVLKLVDDLRNHPGTYLLANDYPVVISSDDPVVWGAKGLSYDFYEAFMAFGGEKADLRTLKKLALNSIKYSALSDTKKLELKELWQKKWDVFLDEFLEIYKHSCHGDNDTVSQDNMDGLFCSKQDKP